A genomic region of Roseateles amylovorans contains the following coding sequences:
- a CDS encoding ABC transporter ATP-binding protein, with protein sequence MAYLELRGIEKFFAQHRAIKGIDLTIEKGEFIVFVGPSGCGKSTLLRLIAGLEEIDGGTLRLDGRDITEQPSSKRDLAMVFQSYALYPHMSVYENMSFALKLAKVDPAVIREKVERAADILNLTAYLKRTPKELSGGQRQRVAIGRAIVRAPKVFLFDEPLSNLDAALRGQTRVEIAKLHRDLGATTIYVTHDQVEAMTLADRVVVLRDGQIEQVGTPLELYDRPANQFVAQFIGTPQMNVVPSLQLPDAVQQLGPQAAAGGAIGLRPEAVSVMPKGQGAIAGQVSLVESLGAETLLYVRTLEGAQLVARMSERTGLQPGDDVSLNVATDAAHWFDSAGRVVHAQRAVS encoded by the coding sequence ATGGCCTATCTTGAACTGCGCGGCATCGAAAAATTCTTTGCCCAGCATCGCGCCATCAAGGGCATCGACCTCACCATCGAGAAGGGCGAGTTCATCGTCTTCGTCGGGCCCTCGGGCTGCGGCAAATCCACGCTTCTGCGCCTGATTGCCGGCCTGGAGGAGATCGACGGCGGCACGCTGAGGCTCGACGGCCGCGACATCACCGAGCAGCCTTCCAGCAAACGCGACCTGGCGATGGTGTTCCAGAGCTATGCGCTGTATCCCCACATGAGCGTCTACGAGAACATGAGCTTCGCGCTCAAGCTCGCCAAGGTGGATCCGGCGGTCATTCGCGAAAAGGTGGAGCGTGCGGCCGATATCCTCAACCTCACCGCCTACCTGAAGCGCACCCCCAAGGAACTGTCCGGCGGTCAGCGTCAGCGGGTGGCGATCGGCCGCGCCATCGTGCGTGCGCCGAAGGTCTTCCTGTTTGACGAGCCGCTGTCCAACCTGGATGCCGCGCTGCGCGGCCAGACCCGGGTGGAGATCGCCAAGCTGCACCGCGACCTCGGCGCCACCACCATCTATGTGACCCATGACCAGGTCGAGGCCATGACCCTGGCCGACCGCGTGGTCGTGCTGCGCGACGGTCAGATCGAGCAGGTCGGCACGCCGCTGGAGCTCTACGACCGTCCGGCCAATCAGTTCGTGGCCCAGTTCATCGGCACGCCGCAGATGAATGTGGTGCCCAGCCTGCAACTGCCCGATGCGGTGCAGCAGCTCGGCCCGCAGGCCGCAGCGGGCGGCGCCATCGGGCTGCGTCCGGAGGCGGTGAGCGTGATGCCGAAGGGGCAGGGCGCGATCGCCGGACAGGTCTCGCTGGTCGAGTCCCTGGGCGCTGAAACCCTGCTGTATGTGCGCACGCTGGAAGGCGCCCAGTTGGTGGCCCGGATGAGTGAGCGCACCGGGCTGCAACCGGGCGACGACGTCTCGCTCAATGTTGCGACCGACGCCGCCCACTGGTTCGACAGCGCCGGCCGCGTGGTGCACGCACAGCGTGCCGTCTCCTGA
- the dalD gene encoding D-arabinitol 4-dehydrogenase has product MTTAQDTLTILHLGLGSFHRAHQAVYLHELHALGDTRWVLAGGNLRPDMPETIAALQAQGGAYTLETVSAQGERRYTWIESIRTVVSHTPDLAGLIEIAVRPSTRIISFTVTEAGYYLDSRHQLDWAAAPDLQADLQALRDGRAGSTLYGALTTLLRARMQAGAGALTLLNCDNLRHNGDRSRGGLLQFVRALGDDALAAWIEAHTTSPNAMVDRITPRPTPEVAARVLTATGRTDPAALMGESFIQWVIEDRFANGRPDWARVGAELVESVAPYEEAKIRLLNATHSCIAWAGTLVGYRFIHEGTHDPAIRQLAYDYVTDDTIPVLSPSPLDLAAYRDVVLERFGNPAIEDTNQRVAMDGFSKIPGFIAPTVRERLARGESIASVAVLPALFLAYLQRWHAGQIPYTYQDQAMDPAAAHAICEAADPVAAFAADPVLWGELAGDPRLVQGLRAASEKVAGFVAQHASGRAG; this is encoded by the coding sequence ATGACCACCGCTCAAGACACCCTCACCATCCTGCATCTCGGACTGGGTTCCTTCCACCGGGCCCACCAGGCGGTCTATCTGCATGAGCTGCATGCGCTCGGCGACACCCGCTGGGTGCTGGCGGGCGGCAATCTGCGGCCGGACATGCCGGAGACCATCGCCGCGCTGCAGGCCCAGGGCGGGGCCTACACGCTGGAGACGGTCAGCGCGCAAGGCGAGCGCCGCTACACCTGGATCGAATCGATCCGCACCGTGGTGAGCCACACGCCGGATCTGGCGGGCCTGATCGAGATCGCGGTGCGGCCCAGCACCCGCATCATCTCCTTCACCGTCACCGAGGCGGGCTACTACCTGGACAGCCGCCATCAGCTGGACTGGGCCGCCGCGCCCGATCTGCAGGCCGATCTGCAGGCGTTGCGCGACGGCCGCGCCGGCAGCACCCTCTATGGGGCGCTCACCACCTTGCTGCGTGCGCGCATGCAGGCCGGTGCGGGTGCGCTCACACTGCTGAACTGCGACAACCTGCGCCACAACGGCGATCGCTCGCGCGGCGGGCTGTTGCAGTTCGTCCGCGCCCTGGGCGACGACGCCCTGGCCGCCTGGATCGAGGCCCACACCACCAGCCCCAACGCGATGGTGGACCGCATCACGCCCCGCCCGACGCCCGAGGTCGCCGCCCGCGTGCTGACGGCGACCGGACGCACGGATCCGGCGGCCCTCATGGGCGAGAGCTTCATTCAATGGGTGATCGAAGACCGCTTCGCGAATGGTCGTCCCGACTGGGCGCGGGTGGGCGCGGAACTGGTCGAGTCGGTTGCACCGTATGAGGAGGCGAAGATCCGCCTGCTCAATGCCACCCACAGCTGCATTGCGTGGGCGGGCACGCTGGTCGGCTATCGCTTCATCCATGAAGGCACGCACGACCCGGCCATCCGCCAACTGGCCTACGACTATGTGACCGACGACACCATCCCGGTGCTGTCGCCCAGCCCCCTCGATCTGGCGGCCTATCGGGACGTGGTGCTGGAGCGCTTCGGCAATCCCGCGATCGAGGACACCAATCAGCGGGTGGCGATGGACGGCTTCAGCAAGATTCCCGGCTTCATCGCGCCGACGGTGCGCGAGCGCCTGGCGCGGGGCGAGTCCATTGCCAGCGTGGCGGTGTTGCCGGCCCTGTTCCTGGCCTATCTGCAGCGCTGGCATGCGGGTCAGATTCCCTACACCTACCAGGATCAGGCCATGGACCCAGCGGCCGCGCATGCGATCTGCGAGGCCGCCGATCCGGTCGCTGCGTTCGCCGCCGATCCGGTGCTGTGGGGCGAATTGGCCGGAGATCCCCGACTGGTTCAGGGCTTGCGGGCGGCCAGCGAAAAGG
- a CDS encoding carbohydrate ABC transporter permease → MKRLIPRLLLAPAIGTLFLWMIVPLGMTIYFSLIRYNLMQPDQTGFAGLENFEFFVTDPSFGAAVVNTLLLLGSVILVTVVLGVAIALLIHEPFPGRGIVRVLLISPFFVMPTVNALLWKNMMMNPIYGVLAQVWIFFGAQPVDWLTDHPLFSVIVMVAWQWLPFATLIFMTALQSMDTEQLEAARMDGATYLQQLRYLYLPHLGRSIAVVVMIEMIFLLGVFAEIYTTTAGGPGDASTNVTFLIFKQALLNFDAGVASAGALFAVVLANVASLFLIRLVGKNLDK, encoded by the coding sequence ATGAAACGCTTGATTCCACGACTGCTGCTCGCACCCGCGATCGGAACGCTCTTCCTCTGGATGATCGTGCCGCTCGGGATGACGATCTATTTCTCGCTGATCCGCTACAACCTGATGCAGCCGGATCAGACCGGCTTTGCCGGGCTGGAGAACTTCGAGTTCTTCGTGACCGATCCGTCCTTCGGCGCCGCCGTGGTCAACACCCTGCTGTTGCTGGGCAGCGTGATCCTGGTCACCGTGGTGCTGGGCGTGGCCATCGCGCTGCTGATCCACGAACCCTTCCCTGGACGCGGCATCGTGCGGGTGCTGTTGATCTCGCCGTTCTTCGTCATGCCCACGGTCAATGCGCTGCTGTGGAAGAACATGATGATGAACCCCATCTACGGCGTGCTCGCCCAGGTGTGGATCTTCTTCGGCGCGCAGCCGGTGGACTGGCTCACCGACCATCCGCTGTTCTCGGTGATCGTGATGGTGGCCTGGCAGTGGCTGCCATTTGCCACGCTGATCTTCATGACCGCGCTGCAGAGCATGGACACCGAGCAGCTCGAAGCCGCCCGCATGGACGGCGCCACCTACCTCCAGCAGCTGCGCTACCTGTACCTGCCGCATCTGGGCCGCTCGATCGCGGTGGTGGTGATGATCGAAATGATCTTCCTGCTCGGCGTGTTTGCGGAGATCTACACGACCACCGCCGGCGGGCCGGGCGATGCCAGCACCAACGTCACCTTCCTGATCTTCAAGCAGGCGCTGTTGAACTTCGATGCCGGCGTGGCCTCGGCCGGTGCGCTGTTCGCGGTGGTGCTGGCCAATGTGGCCTCGCTGTTCCTCATCCGCCTGGTCGGCAAGAACCTCGACAAATAA
- a CDS encoding carbohydrate ABC transporter permease, translating to MTSRRRSAFSPALALRTVAAWAVALLLFFPLAWLFLTAFKTELQAIAVPPQLIFAPTLENFHEVQERSDYLLYAKNSVITSVLSTVLGLLLAAPAAYAMAFHRGKFTRDILMWMLSTKMMPAVGALVPIYVLAQKSHLLDTQLALIIVFAMSNLPIMVWMLYSHFKDIPPEILEAARMDGTTLWQEVRLVLLPLGMGGIASTGLLCLVLSWNEAFWSLNLSAAKAGTLATLIASYSSPEGLFWAKLSAASLMAIAPIVVFGWFSQKQLVQGLTFGAVK from the coding sequence ATGACCTCACGACGCCGTTCCGCGTTCTCTCCGGCCCTGGCCCTGCGCACCGTGGCAGCCTGGGCGGTGGCCTTGCTGCTGTTCTTCCCGCTGGCCTGGCTGTTCCTCACCGCCTTCAAGACCGAGCTGCAGGCCATTGCGGTGCCGCCGCAACTGATCTTCGCGCCGACCCTCGAGAACTTCCACGAGGTGCAGGAACGCAGCGACTACCTGCTCTATGCGAAGAACTCGGTCATCACCAGCGTGCTGTCCACGGTGCTGGGGCTGCTGCTGGCCGCGCCCGCGGCTTATGCGATGGCGTTTCATCGCGGCAAGTTCACCCGGGACATCCTGATGTGGATGCTCTCCACCAAGATGATGCCGGCGGTGGGCGCGCTGGTGCCGATCTATGTCCTGGCGCAGAAGAGCCATCTGCTGGACACCCAGCTGGCGCTCATCATCGTGTTTGCGATGTCCAACCTGCCCATCATGGTGTGGATGCTGTATTCGCACTTCAAGGACATCCCGCCCGAGATCCTGGAAGCCGCCCGCATGGATGGCACCACGCTCTGGCAGGAGGTGCGTCTGGTGCTGCTGCCGCTGGGCATGGGCGGCATTGCCTCCACCGGTCTGCTGTGCCTGGTGCTGTCCTGGAACGAGGCGTTCTGGAGCCTCAACCTCAGCGCCGCGAAGGCAGGGACCTTGGCCACGTTGATCGCCTCGTATTCCAGTCCGGAAGGACTGTTCTGGGCCAAGTTGTCCGCGGCGTCCCTCATGGCCATCGCGCCCATCGTGGTGTTTGGATGGTTCAGTCAGAAGCAGTTGGTCCAGGGCTTGACCTTCGGCGCGGTCAAGTAG